The following coding sequences lie in one Pan paniscus chromosome X, NHGRI_mPanPan1-v2.0_pri, whole genome shotgun sequence genomic window:
- the LOC129395298 gene encoding G antigen 4 isoform X2, giving the protein MNWRGRSTYYWPGRRRYLQPPEMIGPMRPEQFSDEVEPETPEEGEPATQRQDPAAAQEGEDEGACAGQGPKPEADSQEQGHPQTGCECEDGPDGQEMDPPNPEEVKTPEEGEKQSQC; this is encoded by the exons ATGAATTGGCGAGGAAGATCGACCTATTATTGGCCTGGACGAAGACGCTATTTACAGCCTCCTGAAATGATTGGGCCTATGCGG CCCGAGCAGTTCAGTGATGAAGTGGAACCAGAAACACCTGAAGAAGGGGAACCAGCAACTCAACGTCAGGATCctgcagctgctcaggagggagaggatgagggagCATGTGCAGGTCAAg ggccGAAGCCTGAAGCTGATAGCCAGGAACAGGGTCACCCACAGACTGGGTGTGAGTGTGAAGATGGTCCTGATGGGCAGGAGATGGACCCGCCAAATCCAGAGGAGGTGAAAACGCCTGAAGAAG GTGAAAAGCAATCACAGTGTTAA
- the LOC129395298 gene encoding G antigen 2E isoform X1 — MNWRGRSTYYWPGRRRYLQPPEMIGPMRPEQFSDEVEPETPEEGEPATQRQDPAAAQEGEDEGACAGQGPKPEADSQEQGHPQTGCECEDGPDGQEMDPPNPEEVKTPEEGRQSIRHAHCRVSVSTVSYCNSYYVFETESRSEDQAGVQWCHLGSLEILSPGFK, encoded by the exons ATGAATTGGCGAGGAAGATCGACCTATTATTGGCCTGGACGAAGACGCTATTTACAGCCTCCTGAAATGATTGGGCCTATGCGG CCCGAGCAGTTCAGTGATGAAGTGGAACCAGAAACACCTGAAGAAGGGGAACCAGCAACTCAACGTCAGGATCctgcagctgctcaggagggagaggatgagggagCATGTGCAGGTCAAg ggccGAAGCCTGAAGCTGATAGCCAGGAACAGGGTCACCCACAGACTGGGTGTGAGTGTGAAGATGGTCCTGATGGGCAGGAGATGGACCCGCCAAATCCAGAGGAGGTGAAAACGCCTGAAGAAGGTAGGCAATCCATTAGGCATGCACATTGTAGGGTGTCTGTTTCCACAGTATCATATTGTAATTCTTActatgtttttgagacggagtctcgctccgaagaccaggctggagtgcagtggtgccacctcggctcactggaaattctgtctccagggttcaagtga